A single region of the Sorghum bicolor cultivar BTx623 chromosome 7, Sorghum_bicolor_NCBIv3, whole genome shotgun sequence genome encodes:
- the LOC8070094 gene encoding nucleobase-ascorbate transporter 6 isoform X1 — MAGGGAAPPPKQEELQPHPVKDQLPSVSYCITSPPPWPEAVILGFQHYIVMLGTSVIIPSALVPQMGGGNEEKARVIQTLLFVAGINTLCQSFFGTRLPAVMGGSYTIVAPTISIIMAGRYSNEADPHEKFLRTMRGTQGALIIASTIQIILGFSGLWRNVVKFLSPLSAVPLVSLAGFGLYELGFPGVSVILQLIRILMWLSHCSFIYILSLFLLTLRFIWLQVAKCVEIGLPEIILMLIFSQYLPHAVNAAKPVFDRFSVIFTIAIVWLYAYILTVSGAYKNARTKTQVHCRVDRSGLISGAPWISVPYPFQWGAPTFDAGESFAMMVAAFVALVESSGTFIAVSRYASATIIPPSILGRGIGWQGIGTLLGAFFGTANGTAVSVENAGLLALTHVGSRRVVQISAGFMIFFSILGKFGAIFASIPLPIFAALYCIFFAYIGACGLSFLQFCNLNSFRTKFIMGFSLFMGLSVPQYFNEYTSVAGYGPVHTGARWFNDMINVPFSSKPFVAVLVAFLLDNTIQVRDSGVRRDRGYHWWDKFRSFKTDSRSEEFYSLPFNLNKFFPSV, encoded by the exons atgGCGGGAGGaggggcggcgccgccgcccaaGCAGGAGGAGCTGCAGCCGCACCCGGTGAAGGACCAGCTGCCCAGCGTGTCCTACTGCATCACAAGTCCACCGCCCTGGC CTGAGGCCGTCATCCTTGGATTCCAGCACTACATTGTGATGCTGGGCACCTCTGTCATCATACCAAGCGCTCTTGTTCCCCAGATGGGAGGAGGAAAC GAGGAGAAGGCTCGGGTGATTCAGACGCTGCTGTTCGTTGCCGGCATCAACACCCTGTGCCAGTCATTCTTTGGGACTCGTCTCCCTGCAGTGATGGGTGGATCCTACACCATCGTCGCACCCACCATCTCCATCATCATGGCTGGTCGTTACAGCAATGAAGCAGACCCTCATGAG AAATTCTTGCGGACCATGCGAGGAACACAAGGCGCTCTCATCATCGCATCGACAATTCAGATCATACTTGGTTTTAGTGGCCTTTGGCGTAATGTCGTTAA ATTTCTAAGCCCATTGTCTGCTGTACCTCTGGTCTCGCTAGCTGGATTTGGGCTATATGAGCTTGGTTTTCCAGGGGTAAGCGTTATCTTGCAACTAATTCGTATTCTGATGTGGCTGTCACATtgttcttttatatatatattatccctGTTCCTACTGACTCTAAGATTCATTTGGCTTCAGGTTGCTAAGTGTGTAGAAATTGGGCTTCCAGAAATCATTCTAATGCTCATATTTTCCCAG TATTTACCTCATGCTGTCAATGCGGCAAAGCCTGTGTTCGACCGGTTTTCTGTGATTTTCACAATTGCAATTGTATGGCTGTATGCATACATTCTCACAGTTAGCGGTGCATACAAGAATGCCCGAACAAAGACGCAAGTCCATTGCCGTGTTGACCGCTCTGGACTTATTAGTGGAGCTCCTTG GATTAGTGTCCCATACCCTTTCCAATGGGGGGCCCCAACATTTGATGCTGGTGAATCATTTGCAATGATGGTGGCCGCATTTGTTGCTCTTGTCGAG TCAAGTGGGACCTTCATTGCTGTGTCAAGATATGCAAGTGCGACTATCATACCTCCTTCAATTCTTGGTCGTGGCATTGGTTGGCAG GGCATTGGTACTTTACTGGGTGCATTTTTTGGGACAGCTAACGGGACTGCAGTGTCAGT TGAAAATGCTGGTTTGCTTGCTTTGACACATGTTGGTAGCCGAAGAGTAGTCCAGATATCTGCAGGCTTCATGattttcttctctatccttg GGAAATTCGGGGCTATCTTTGCTTCAATCCCACTGCCGATATTCGCTGCCCTGTACTGCATTTTCTTTGCATACATTG GTGCTTGTGGCCTGAGCTTCCTTCAGTTCTGCAACCTGAACAGCTTCAGGACCAAGTTCATCATGGGGTTCTCCTTGTTCATGGGCCTGTCAGTCCCCCAATACTTCAACGAGTACACGTCCGTGGCTGGCTACGGCCCGGTGCACACCGGCGCCCGATGG TTCAACGACATGATCAACGTGCCCTTCTCGTCGAAGCCGTTCGTGGCGGTGCTGGTGGCCTTCTTGCTGG
- the LOC8070094 gene encoding nucleobase-ascorbate transporter 6 isoform X2, which translates to MAGGGAAPPPKQEELQPHPVKDQLPSVSYCITSPPPWPEAVILGFQHYIVMLGTSVIIPSALVPQMGGGNEEKARVIQTLLFVAGINTLCQSFFGTRLPAVMGGSYTIVAPTISIIMAGRYSNEADPHEKFLRTMRGTQGALIIASTIQIILGFSGLWRNVVKFLSPLSAVPLVSLAGFGLYELGFPGVAKCVEIGLPEIILMLIFSQYLPHAVNAAKPVFDRFSVIFTIAIVWLYAYILTVSGAYKNARTKTQVHCRVDRSGLISGAPWISVPYPFQWGAPTFDAGESFAMMVAAFVALVESSGTFIAVSRYASATIIPPSILGRGIGWQGIGTLLGAFFGTANGTAVSVENAGLLALTHVGSRRVVQISAGFMIFFSILGKFGAIFASIPLPIFAALYCIFFAYIGACGLSFLQFCNLNSFRTKFIMGFSLFMGLSVPQYFNEYTSVAGYGPVHTGARWFNDMINVPFSSKPFVAVLVAFLLDNTIQVRDSGVRRDRGYHWWDKFRSFKTDSRSEEFYSLPFNLNKFFPSV; encoded by the exons atgGCGGGAGGaggggcggcgccgccgcccaaGCAGGAGGAGCTGCAGCCGCACCCGGTGAAGGACCAGCTGCCCAGCGTGTCCTACTGCATCACAAGTCCACCGCCCTGGC CTGAGGCCGTCATCCTTGGATTCCAGCACTACATTGTGATGCTGGGCACCTCTGTCATCATACCAAGCGCTCTTGTTCCCCAGATGGGAGGAGGAAAC GAGGAGAAGGCTCGGGTGATTCAGACGCTGCTGTTCGTTGCCGGCATCAACACCCTGTGCCAGTCATTCTTTGGGACTCGTCTCCCTGCAGTGATGGGTGGATCCTACACCATCGTCGCACCCACCATCTCCATCATCATGGCTGGTCGTTACAGCAATGAAGCAGACCCTCATGAG AAATTCTTGCGGACCATGCGAGGAACACAAGGCGCTCTCATCATCGCATCGACAATTCAGATCATACTTGGTTTTAGTGGCCTTTGGCGTAATGTCGTTAA ATTTCTAAGCCCATTGTCTGCTGTACCTCTGGTCTCGCTAGCTGGATTTGGGCTATATGAGCTTGGTTTTCCAGGG GTTGCTAAGTGTGTAGAAATTGGGCTTCCAGAAATCATTCTAATGCTCATATTTTCCCAG TATTTACCTCATGCTGTCAATGCGGCAAAGCCTGTGTTCGACCGGTTTTCTGTGATTTTCACAATTGCAATTGTATGGCTGTATGCATACATTCTCACAGTTAGCGGTGCATACAAGAATGCCCGAACAAAGACGCAAGTCCATTGCCGTGTTGACCGCTCTGGACTTATTAGTGGAGCTCCTTG GATTAGTGTCCCATACCCTTTCCAATGGGGGGCCCCAACATTTGATGCTGGTGAATCATTTGCAATGATGGTGGCCGCATTTGTTGCTCTTGTCGAG TCAAGTGGGACCTTCATTGCTGTGTCAAGATATGCAAGTGCGACTATCATACCTCCTTCAATTCTTGGTCGTGGCATTGGTTGGCAG GGCATTGGTACTTTACTGGGTGCATTTTTTGGGACAGCTAACGGGACTGCAGTGTCAGT TGAAAATGCTGGTTTGCTTGCTTTGACACATGTTGGTAGCCGAAGAGTAGTCCAGATATCTGCAGGCTTCATGattttcttctctatccttg GGAAATTCGGGGCTATCTTTGCTTCAATCCCACTGCCGATATTCGCTGCCCTGTACTGCATTTTCTTTGCATACATTG GTGCTTGTGGCCTGAGCTTCCTTCAGTTCTGCAACCTGAACAGCTTCAGGACCAAGTTCATCATGGGGTTCTCCTTGTTCATGGGCCTGTCAGTCCCCCAATACTTCAACGAGTACACGTCCGTGGCTGGCTACGGCCCGGTGCACACCGGCGCCCGATGG TTCAACGACATGATCAACGTGCCCTTCTCGTCGAAGCCGTTCGTGGCGGTGCTGGTGGCCTTCTTGCTGG